The following are encoded in a window of Candidatus Fluviicola riflensis genomic DNA:
- a CDS encoding translation initiation factor IF-3, translated as MRKDSRRPFVRKEDNDQHKINAKITSREIRLVVEGAEPQVMSTYDAIKLAEEQEMDLVEISPNAVPPVCKIMDYRKFLYNQKRKQKELKAKQSKVVLKEIRFGPNTDDHDFQFKLAHARKFLEEGSKVKAYVFFRGRTIVFKDRGEILLLKFVQELSDIGALEQMPKLEGKRMIVMINPKKK; from the coding sequence ATGAGAAAAGACAGCAGAAGACCTTTTGTAAGAAAAGAAGACAACGATCAGCACAAGATCAACGCGAAGATTACTTCACGCGAGATCCGTTTGGTTGTTGAAGGTGCAGAGCCGCAGGTAATGTCTACTTACGACGCCATCAAACTGGCGGAAGAGCAGGAAATGGATTTGGTGGAGATTTCTCCGAATGCCGTTCCTCCTGTATGTAAGATCATGGATTACCGTAAGTTTTTGTACAACCAAAAACGTAAACAAAAAGAATTAAAGGCAAAACAAAGTAAAGTTGTTTTGAAAGAGATTCGTTTTGGTCCCAATACAGACGACCACGATTTCCAGTTTAAGCTGGCGCATGCCCGCAAATTCCTGGAAGAAGGAAGTAAAGTGAAAGCGTATGTTTTCTTCCGTGGTAGAACAATTGTGTTTAAAGACAGAGGTGAGATCTTGCTATTGAAATTCGTGCAGGAGCTTTCCGACATCGGTGCATTGGAACAAATGCCTAAGTTGGAAGGGAAACGAATGATTGTGATGATCAACCCTAAGAAAAAATAA